In Streptomyces rapamycinicus NRRL 5491, the genomic stretch TACAGCTCCACCCCCGAGCTCGGCATCTTCCACGCCGTCACCGGAATGCACGGCGACATCCTGATCCCCGAGGACCGGCTGCGCGCCGCCCTCGCCCGCTCCGCCCGCGGCGAGAGCGACCTCGAGGCGGAGATCGCCAAGCTGCTCGGCAAGCCCTGGGACGACGAGCTGGAGCCGTTCCGCTACGCGGGTGAGGGCGCCCCGGTCCGTTGGCTGCACCAGGTCGTCTGAGCGCCTGACGCGCCGCCATCCCTTTGGCTTGGAACGCGCGCTTCGGGCTCTGAGCGGTCTCGCTGAAGTCCGGTGCGGTTCGGTTGCGCCCCGAGGGGGCGCGGGGCTGTGTCGATATGCGGCTCCGCCGCGTGGGACCAGCCACGACGCAGCCGCGGATGAACGATCACATCTCGTGCCACTTCCCGCGGAGCGCTTAGCGTGGCGGAATGACCGAACAACACCCGGCAACGTCCGTCGCGGTCCTCGGCACCGGCATCATGGGCTCCGGAATGGCCCGTAACCTCGCCCGCTCCGGGCTCGAGGTCCGTGCCTGGAACCGCACCCGATCCAAGGCCGAGCCGCTTAGCCAGGACGGCGTACGCGTCACCGACACCCCGGCCGAGGCCGTGGACGGCGCCGATGTCGTCCTGACCATCCTCTACGACGGCGCCGTGGCGCTCGAGACGATGCGGCAGGCCGCCCCCGCGCTGCGCCCCGGAACCGCATGGGCCCAGGCCACCACGGCGGGTCTGGATGCGCTGGAATCGCTCGCCGCGTTCGCCCGTGAGAAGGATCTCGTCCTCATCGACTCGCCCGTGCTCGGCACCAAGCAGCCCGCGGAGAACGGACAGCTGCTGGTGCTGGCCGCCGGGCCCAACCCCGTCCGCCCGGTCGTCTGGCCGGTCTTCGACGCCATCGGCAGCCGTACGGTGTGGGTCGGCGACAGCGCGGAGGGCGCCGCCGCCACCCGGCTCAAGCTGGTGCTCAACAGCTGGGTCCTCAACGTCACCCACGCCACCGCCGAGGCGGCCGCCCTCGCCAAGGGGCTCGGCGT encodes the following:
- a CDS encoding NAD(P)-dependent oxidoreductase, whose amino-acid sequence is MTEQHPATSVAVLGTGIMGSGMARNLARSGLEVRAWNRTRSKAEPLSQDGVRVTDTPAEAVDGADVVLTILYDGAVALETMRQAAPALRPGTAWAQATTAGLDALESLAAFAREKDLVLIDSPVLGTKQPAENGQLLVLAAGPNPVRPVVWPVFDAIGSRTVWVGDSAEGAAATRLKLVLNSWVLNVTHATAEAAALAKGLGVDWQGFLDAVEGGPLDNGYMRAKSAQVLRGDLEPSFATKTAEKDARLIVQAGERAGVRLDLAAAGAERFRRAIEAGHGDEDMVASYFASFDGEAP